One window of the Archangium primigenium genome contains the following:
- a CDS encoding exopolysaccharide biosynthesis polyprenyl glycosylphosphotransferase, protein MSTPVPPLGKLTASGRFAAVKSLWLVPPRVILQRRASRTLLMHAIRATARVVLLVAADIAAFVLARAAVNALQTSHRLEPIDAATRWAVPPLGSAGGWQMGAALVVGLIVAGAYHSGDAWRSPRRILSGVLLAVGLVLWRDLWVRGLAPVVVHYLTAVVGLGIAMLLARGALDRLIGRLIRIPLFHSPAERVVLVGDPDAPDCRRVHARLTHFGVLDTVGWISLGAPEGLDPRPGVLGTLDDLWNVLQHNAVDTVVLCGTVDDAQLKLMLEAVESAGVRLLAASRYERLGWVRPSPISYRSQPFMELTLPSLRAQQLWVKRGVDLLGAGLGLVLISPLLAFIALAIKLDSSGPVFFAQERVGRGGRTFRMMKFRTMRVGADAEKAKLAHLNTSGDARLFKIPNDPRVTRVGTFLRKWSLDELPQLFNVLRGDMSVVGPRPFFESDLATYRDHHFGRLGARPGITGLWQVSGRSSITDFEEVVRLDCEYIHRWSLWLDLEILFKTLPAVLRRTGAY, encoded by the coding sequence GTGAGCACCCCCGTCCCTCCTCTTGGCAAGCTGACCGCGTCGGGCCGTTTCGCCGCGGTCAAGTCCCTCTGGTTGGTGCCCCCCCGGGTCATCCTTCAACGCCGGGCTTCGCGCACCCTGCTGATGCACGCCATCCGCGCCACCGCGCGGGTGGTGCTGCTCGTGGCCGCGGACATCGCGGCCTTCGTGCTGGCGCGCGCCGCGGTGAACGCGCTGCAGACGAGTCACCGTCTGGAGCCCATCGACGCGGCCACGCGCTGGGCGGTACCACCGCTGGGCTCCGCGGGCGGCTGGCAGATGGGCGCCGCGCTCGTGGTGGGCCTCATCGTGGCGGGGGCGTACCACTCGGGTGATGCCTGGCGCTCGCCCCGGCGCATCCTCAGCGGCGTGCTGCTCGCGGTGGGCCTCGTGCTCTGGCGCGACCTGTGGGTGCGGGGCCTGGCGCCCGTGGTGGTGCACTACCTCACGGCGGTGGTGGGCCTGGGCATCGCGATGCTGCTCGCGCGCGGCGCGCTGGATCGGCTCATCGGTCGGCTCATCCGCATTCCGCTCTTCCACTCGCCCGCCGAGCGCGTGGTGCTCGTGGGCGACCCGGATGCGCCCGACTGCCGCCGGGTGCACGCGCGGCTGACGCACTTCGGCGTGCTGGACACCGTGGGGTGGATCTCCCTGGGCGCGCCCGAGGGGTTGGATCCTCGTCCGGGCGTGCTCGGCACCCTGGATGACCTGTGGAACGTGCTGCAGCACAACGCCGTGGACACGGTGGTGCTCTGCGGCACCGTGGACGACGCGCAGCTCAAGCTCATGCTGGAAGCGGTGGAGTCCGCCGGCGTGCGGCTGCTCGCCGCGTCGCGCTACGAGCGCCTGGGTTGGGTGCGGCCCTCGCCCATCTCCTACCGCTCGCAGCCCTTCATGGAGCTCACGCTGCCGTCGCTGCGCGCCCAGCAGCTGTGGGTCAAGCGCGGGGTGGACCTGCTGGGCGCGGGGCTCGGCCTGGTGCTCATCTCGCCGCTGCTCGCGTTCATCGCCCTGGCCATCAAGCTCGACTCCTCCGGGCCCGTGTTCTTCGCCCAGGAGCGGGTGGGGCGCGGCGGCCGGACCTTCCGGATGATGAAGTTCCGCACCATGCGCGTGGGCGCGGACGCGGAGAAGGCCAAGCTCGCGCACCTCAACACGAGCGGCGACGCGCGCCTGTTCAAGATTCCCAACGATCCCCGCGTCACCCGGGTGGGGACGTTCCTGCGCAAGTGGAGCCTGGACGAGCTGCCCCAGCTCTTCAACGTGCTGCGCGGGGACATGTCCGTGGTGGGGCCGCGGCCCTTCTTCGAGTCGGACCTGGCCACCTACCGCGACCACCACTTCGGGCGGCTGGGCGCCCGGCCGGGCATCACCGGGCTGTGGCAGGTCAGCGGCCGCAGCTCCATCACCGACTTCGAGGAGGTGGTGCGGCTGGACTGCGAGTACATCCACCGCTGGTCGCTCTGGTTGGACCTGGAGATCCTCTTCAAGACGTTGCCAGCGGTGCTGCGCCGCACCGGCGCCTACTGA
- a CDS encoding bifunctional metallophosphatase/5'-nucleotidase yields MTLRFVSRARRATLLRACCWVLLPLAACDGPEPEPQPEPPPAPRTLRLMQTSDLHTNIQPWDYFTGKADAQRGLAKVATLVRQARAEHPDCNLLLDTGDTLQGTPLGTYYALVDNAPRHPMAVAMSALGYDAMALGNHEFNYGLGVLGKFKSEVNFPLLGANVRHEADGGEAFTPYLIKDVCGVKVGILGLVTPGVTTWERPENIPGLRFDDPLQTARTYVPRMRQEGADVVVVAIHSGPDKQPTGSASDPASWLADYADPTKWADRGNLPGENEAVQIAQEVEGIDVMLTGHTHQPIPKMLLKNPQGQDVLLIQPNRWGSHLGQVDLSLVWEAGHWKVDGKDSLLRKVDDTVAVDAEVDRLTQGHHQTTVAYVNTPIGSTRAPFPGGFAGRYVDSALGDLINTVQEEAAAEAGHPVDFSLAALFTNDGQLPAGRLTLRDAYSIYIYDNTLYVMRINGSILRRALEHNTRYLAPWNPAAPPDASKPETAKVASVADYNWDLYSRIEYGYDLTKPQGSRLTHLRFKGQDVKDTDTFTIAINNYRGGGGGGYSMFKEGTLVWTSADGVRDYIARYVEKHPDLDPDAVNTCNFVLSPDLYAYFFRGTLGPAKCAP; encoded by the coding sequence ATGACACTTCGTTTCGTGAGCCGCGCGCGCCGCGCGACCCTCCTGCGCGCCTGCTGCTGGGTGCTCCTGCCCCTGGCGGCGTGCGACGGTCCCGAGCCCGAACCCCAGCCCGAGCCGCCGCCCGCGCCACGCACGCTGCGGCTGATGCAGACGAGCGATCTGCACACGAACATCCAGCCCTGGGACTACTTCACCGGCAAGGCGGATGCCCAGCGGGGCCTGGCCAAGGTGGCCACGCTCGTGCGCCAGGCGCGCGCGGAGCACCCGGACTGCAACCTGCTGCTCGACACGGGAGACACCCTGCAGGGCACGCCCCTGGGCACCTACTACGCCCTGGTGGACAACGCCCCCCGCCACCCCATGGCCGTGGCCATGAGCGCCCTGGGCTATGACGCCATGGCCCTGGGCAACCACGAGTTCAACTACGGGCTCGGCGTGCTCGGCAAGTTCAAGAGCGAGGTGAACTTCCCGCTGCTCGGCGCCAACGTGCGCCACGAGGCCGACGGCGGCGAGGCCTTCACGCCCTACCTGATCAAGGACGTGTGCGGCGTGAAGGTGGGCATCCTCGGCCTGGTGACGCCGGGGGTGACGACGTGGGAGCGGCCGGAGAACATCCCCGGCTTGCGGTTCGATGACCCGCTCCAGACGGCGCGCACGTACGTGCCCCGCATGCGCCAGGAGGGCGCGGACGTGGTGGTGGTGGCCATCCACAGCGGCCCGGACAAGCAGCCCACCGGCAGCGCGAGCGATCCGGCGAGCTGGCTCGCGGACTACGCGGACCCGACGAAGTGGGCGGACCGGGGCAACCTGCCCGGCGAGAACGAGGCGGTGCAGATCGCCCAGGAGGTCGAGGGCATCGACGTGATGCTCACCGGCCACACCCACCAGCCCATCCCCAAGATGCTCCTCAAGAACCCCCAGGGCCAGGACGTGCTGCTCATCCAGCCCAACCGCTGGGGCAGCCACCTGGGCCAGGTGGACCTGTCGCTCGTGTGGGAGGCGGGCCACTGGAAGGTGGACGGCAAGGACTCGCTGTTGCGCAAGGTGGATGACACCGTCGCGGTGGACGCCGAGGTGGACCGGCTCACCCAGGGCCACCACCAGACCACGGTCGCGTACGTGAACACCCCCATCGGCTCCACCCGCGCGCCGTTCCCCGGCGGCTTCGCGGGCCGCTACGTGGACAGCGCCCTGGGCGACCTCATCAACACCGTGCAGGAGGAGGCCGCGGCCGAGGCGGGCCACCCGGTGGACTTCTCGCTCGCCGCCCTGTTCACCAATGACGGCCAGCTGCCCGCCGGGCGCCTCACCCTGCGCGACGCCTACAGCATCTACATCTACGACAACACGCTCTACGTGATGCGCATCAACGGCTCCATCCTGCGCCGGGCCCTGGAGCACAACACGCGCTACCTCGCGCCGTGGAACCCGGCCGCGCCGCCGGATGCCTCCAAGCCGGAGACGGCCAAGGTGGCCAGCGTGGCCGACTACAACTGGGATCTCTACTCGCGCATCGAGTACGGCTATGACCTGACGAAGCCCCAGGGCTCGCGCCTGACCCACCTGCGCTTCAAGGGCCAGGACGTGAAGGACACGGACACCTTCACCATCGCCATCAACAACTACCGGGGCGGCGGCGGCGGCGGCTACTCCATGTTCAAGGAGGGCACGCTCGTGTGGACCTCGGCCGATGGCGTGCGCGACTACATCGCCCGCTACGTGGAGAAGCATCCCGACCTGGACCCGGACGCCGTGAACACGTGCAACTTCGTGCTCTCGCCGGACCTCTACGCGTACTTCTTCCGGGGCACGCTCGGCCCGGCGAAGTGCGCGCCGTAG
- a CDS encoding NUDIX hydrolase has product MSEDRSWEGNWRVRLYARVRERGYASLTAFAEARPTASLVALAEELGPEDVAGVQIYSGLVAEAERSGRVTRLVRGQLVRELCECLPDGWPAVLDDANRFEVARAIGPWIAFTPEEHKARARRVRDALFSMPPPPGWRPLGPDDALLLTLLPDEEV; this is encoded by the coding sequence ATGAGTGAGGACCGTTCCTGGGAAGGCAATTGGAGGGTCCGCTTGTACGCGCGGGTTCGTGAACGGGGTTACGCTTCACTCACGGCCTTCGCGGAGGCGCGTCCGACCGCTTCGCTCGTGGCGTTGGCCGAGGAATTGGGGCCAGAGGACGTCGCCGGCGTGCAGATCTACAGCGGACTGGTGGCCGAAGCGGAACGAAGCGGTCGGGTGACGCGCCTCGTGCGCGGACAACTCGTGCGAGAACTGTGCGAGTGTCTTCCGGACGGTTGGCCCGCCGTACTGGATGATGCCAACCGTTTCGAGGTCGCCCGGGCGATCGGTCCGTGGATCGCGTTCACTCCGGAAGAGCACAAGGCGCGCGCCAGACGGGTCCGGGACGCACTCTTCTCGATGCCACCTCCGCCCGGCTGGCGCCCGCTCGGTCCGGACGACGCGTTGCTGCTCACGCTCCTACCCGACGAGGAAGTCTGA
- a CDS encoding sensor histidine kinase, which yields MRSPSFRSLFLLLMVTPVLVATAVLGWLSYRAAHEVLVQDAIRAVKISSQAREQLLVTRLFRQRERAQGLLALVGKECAAVPVAGQRECFRRAMDDFRVTEGALSARLVVPALGVMTVGEPTGPPDEGPPRLPPGQWVRFEPRRGGAPRVYELVVDSGPRRLGLRFSAAALDKLFLNPYGLGASGETFLADSQGFFITPPKYPSHSGHSHSIDARPMLTCLSGQDAAMLAPDYRGVPVIHSFRYIEEIGGGCIMAHIDQDEAFVPARQLGRRVVEASVALVLVTVALSFLFARRLSLPVFGLIRSTSALRAGDFDAPVESGGPRELRTLALSFTDMARSLRESSAERARLLARETEAREDAEAQRSLLRLIIEQSGEGILMADARGVLRVFNPAAERYHGVPARELESSEWGRAYGLLSLDGEPLSEAQTPLARAVRGETVVNARWLVRAPDGVTRTLEGTASPLRHVDGTPAGAVLIAHDVTEQQAAEAERERLLREVDAERARLLVLSELSRALAESRLSLASILDTTCRQLAERVGDMCSLRLVSADGQWLEARAVYARAGHMETRLRTLLDSQPQSARTGISGVVLASGSPRMISPLTEEDLAQLMAPLPEDYRDFLREQRPSSIAVLPVRGPDRTLGLWMLLRFAPEPYGTDDLMLFREIADRTALAIENAELLRQAHDAVRLREDLVAVVSHDLRNPISAISMAATALLRRGPLAEGLDKGVRRIHAAADRALRMIRDLLDSTQARVGELPVERRPFDFQEWVRGVVDEVQLAHPGRVILLHTEGPARGAWDADRIAQVVTNLVGNALQHSPPESTVRVDARPLDGEVLLSVHNDGAPIPPEALATLFEPFRRGPGAGNQPGSVGLGLFITQRIVQAHGGRIEVRSRAGEGTTFTVHLPRDVAPPRE from the coding sequence ATGCGTTCCCCTTCCTTCCGCTCGCTCTTCCTGCTGCTGATGGTGACGCCCGTCCTCGTGGCGACGGCGGTGCTGGGGTGGCTGTCCTATCGGGCCGCGCACGAGGTGCTCGTCCAGGACGCCATACGGGCGGTGAAGATCTCCTCGCAGGCACGCGAGCAGCTCCTGGTCACCCGGCTCTTCCGTCAACGCGAGCGCGCCCAGGGTCTGCTCGCGCTCGTGGGCAAGGAGTGCGCCGCGGTGCCGGTGGCCGGGCAGCGGGAGTGCTTCCGAAGGGCGATGGATGACTTCCGCGTCACCGAGGGGGCGCTGTCGGCGCGGCTGGTGGTGCCCGCGCTCGGGGTGATGACCGTGGGCGAGCCGACGGGGCCCCCCGACGAGGGCCCGCCGCGGCTGCCTCCGGGCCAGTGGGTGCGCTTCGAGCCCCGGCGCGGGGGGGCGCCCCGCGTCTATGAGCTCGTCGTCGACTCGGGACCGCGGCGGCTGGGCCTGCGCTTCAGCGCCGCCGCGCTGGATAAGCTCTTCCTGAATCCCTACGGACTCGGCGCGTCCGGCGAGACGTTCCTGGCCGACAGCCAGGGCTTCTTCATCACCCCGCCCAAGTACCCAAGCCACTCCGGACACAGTCATTCCATCGACGCGCGGCCGATGCTCACGTGTCTGTCGGGTCAGGACGCGGCGATGCTGGCGCCGGACTATCGGGGCGTCCCGGTCATCCACTCCTTTCGCTACATCGAGGAGATTGGCGGCGGCTGCATCATGGCCCACATCGACCAGGACGAGGCCTTCGTGCCCGCGCGGCAGCTGGGCCGCCGGGTGGTGGAGGCGTCCGTGGCCCTCGTCCTGGTCACCGTGGCGCTCTCCTTCCTCTTCGCGCGTCGGCTGTCGCTGCCGGTGTTCGGCCTCATCCGGTCCACCAGCGCGCTGCGCGCCGGTGACTTCGACGCCCCGGTGGAGAGCGGCGGACCCCGGGAGCTGCGCACGCTCGCCCTGTCGTTCACGGACATGGCGCGCTCGCTCCGGGAGTCCTCCGCCGAGCGGGCGCGGCTGCTGGCACGCGAGACCGAGGCGCGCGAGGACGCGGAGGCCCAGCGCTCGCTGCTGCGGCTCATCATCGAGCAGAGCGGGGAGGGCATCCTCATGGCGGACGCGCGGGGCGTGCTGCGCGTCTTCAATCCCGCCGCCGAGCGCTACCACGGCGTGCCCGCGCGCGAGCTGGAATCGTCCGAGTGGGGGCGGGCCTACGGGCTGTTGTCGCTGGACGGCGAGCCGCTGAGCGAGGCCCAGACGCCGCTGGCCCGCGCCGTGCGGGGCGAGACGGTCGTCAACGCGCGCTGGCTCGTGCGCGCTCCCGACGGGGTGACGCGCACGCTGGAGGGGACGGCCTCGCCACTGCGTCACGTGGACGGCACTCCCGCGGGCGCGGTGCTCATCGCCCATGACGTCACCGAGCAGCAGGCGGCCGAGGCCGAGCGCGAGCGGCTGCTGCGGGAGGTGGACGCCGAGCGCGCGCGCCTGCTGGTGCTCTCGGAGCTGTCGCGCGCCCTGGCCGAGTCGCGCCTGTCCCTGGCGTCCATCCTGGACACCACCTGCCGACAGCTCGCGGAGCGCGTGGGGGACATGTGCTCGCTGCGTCTGGTGTCCGCGGACGGGCAGTGGCTGGAGGCGCGCGCGGTGTACGCCCGTGCCGGCCACATGGAGACGCGCCTCCGGACCCTGCTGGACAGCCAGCCGCAGAGCGCCCGGACGGGCATCTCCGGGGTCGTGCTGGCCTCGGGCTCGCCTCGGATGATCTCCCCCCTCACCGAGGAGGATCTGGCGCAGCTGATGGCGCCCCTGCCCGAGGACTACCGCGACTTCCTGCGCGAGCAGCGTCCGAGCAGCATCGCCGTGCTGCCCGTGCGGGGACCGGATCGCACCCTGGGCCTGTGGATGTTGCTGCGCTTCGCGCCCGAGCCCTATGGCACGGACGACCTGATGCTCTTCCGGGAGATCGCCGACCGCACCGCGCTCGCCATCGAGAACGCGGAGCTCCTGCGGCAGGCGCACGACGCGGTGCGCCTGCGCGAGGACCTGGTGGCGGTGGTGTCCCATGATCTGCGCAACCCCATCTCCGCCATCTCCATGGCCGCCACGGCGCTGCTCAGGCGCGGGCCGCTGGCGGAGGGCCTGGACAAGGGCGTGCGGCGCATCCACGCGGCGGCGGATCGCGCGCTGCGGATGATCCGGGATCTGCTCGACTCCACCCAGGCGCGGGTGGGCGAGCTGCCGGTGGAGCGCCGGCCGTTCGACTTCCAGGAGTGGGTGCGGGGCGTGGTGGACGAGGTGCAGCTCGCGCACCCGGGCCGCGTCATCCTCCTGCACACCGAGGGGCCCGCCCGGGGCGCCTGGGACGCGGACCGCATCGCCCAGGTCGTCACCAACCTGGTGGGCAACGCCCTGCAGCACAGCCCCCCGGAGAGCACCGTGCGCGTGGACGCGCGCCCCCTGGACGGCGAGGTGCTCCTGTCCGTCCACAACGACGGGGCGCCCATTCCGCCCGAGGCGCTGGCGACGCTGTTCGAGCCCTTCCGCCGGGGCCCGGGCGCGGGCAATCAGCCGGGCAGCGTGGGGCTCGGGCTCTTCATCACCCAGCGCATCGTCCAGGCGCACGGGGGCCGCATCGAGGTGCGCTCCCGGGCGGGGGAGGGCACCACGTTCACGGTGCACCTGCCCCGCGACGTGGCGCCCCCTCGCGAGTGA
- a CDS encoding pectin acetylesterase-family hydrolase: MRGRVETRSVRMLLALVVAGSVACKGDPPPVTTPAHSWGWTSVPESMCDEGTPTGMGSDLAPDSKNLVIYFSGGGACWDATTCLETNRSLHGPFTESHFGFLRTNLLRDSILDRALANNPYKDWNLFFLPYCTGDLHIGDADRVYTSGSRTQTIHHRGRANTKAFLERIAATVPEPEQVLVTGSSAGGFGAALNYVLVRSTFPKARVFLVDDAGPLLRNEALSPQLRAAWAQAWNYDAVIDEIDPAVRNDFSAVYPAIARKFPEDRLVLLSSLRDQTIRDYFNLTPDAFETALRELDTAVLSPLPHARVFLTSGEGHTLLSRPTSQTTRGVTLLDWLQQMHTASDAEWTSVRP, encoded by the coding sequence ATGCGCGGCCGAGTCGAGACACGGAGTGTGCGGATGCTGCTGGCCCTGGTGGTGGCCGGGAGCGTGGCGTGTAAGGGCGACCCGCCGCCCGTGACGACTCCCGCGCACTCCTGGGGCTGGACCTCCGTGCCCGAGTCCATGTGCGACGAGGGCACCCCCACGGGCATGGGCAGCGACCTGGCGCCGGACAGCAAGAACCTGGTCATCTACTTCAGCGGCGGGGGCGCGTGCTGGGACGCCACCACGTGTCTGGAGACGAACCGCTCGCTGCACGGCCCCTTCACCGAGTCGCACTTCGGCTTCCTGCGCACCAACCTCCTGCGCGACTCCATCCTGGACCGGGCGCTGGCCAACAACCCGTACAAGGACTGGAACCTGTTCTTCCTGCCGTACTGCACGGGGGACTTGCACATCGGTGACGCGGACCGGGTGTACACGAGCGGCTCGCGGACGCAGACGATCCACCACCGGGGCCGGGCCAACACCAAGGCCTTCCTCGAGCGCATCGCCGCCACGGTGCCCGAGCCCGAGCAGGTGCTCGTCACCGGCTCGAGCGCGGGCGGCTTCGGCGCGGCGCTCAACTACGTGCTCGTGCGCTCCACCTTCCCCAAGGCACGGGTGTTCCTCGTGGACGACGCGGGCCCGCTGTTGCGCAACGAGGCCCTGTCGCCCCAACTGCGCGCCGCCTGGGCCCAGGCCTGGAACTACGACGCGGTGATCGACGAGATCGACCCCGCGGTGCGCAACGACTTCTCCGCCGTCTACCCGGCGATCGCGCGCAAGTTCCCGGAGGATCGCCTGGTGCTCCTGTCCTCGCTGCGCGACCAGACCATCCGCGACTACTTCAACCTCACGCCGGACGCGTTCGAGACGGCGCTGCGCGAGCTGGACACCGCGGTGCTCTCGCCGCTGCCCCACGCGCGCGTCTTCCTCACCTCGGGCGAGGGCCACACCCTGTTGTCCCGGCCCACGAGCCAGACCACCCGGGGCGTGACGCTGCTCGACTGGCTCCAGCAAATGCACACCGCGAGCGACGCCGAATGGACGTCGGTGCGGCCGTAG
- the pruA gene encoding L-glutamate gamma-semialdehyde dehydrogenase: MINAYVRVPPPQNEPILAHAPGSPERAALQGELKRIAAERIEIPIVIGGQHVRSHRTDTVRMPHRHAHVLATVHEADASHVQPAIQTALAAKDEWARMPFASRAAIFLRAAELLATRYRPILNAATMLGQSKTVYQAEIDAACEAIDFLRFNVHFAQQLLSEQPVSSAQTWNMLDYRPLDGFVFAVTPFNFTAIALNLCVAPALMGNVVLFKPSTTAALSNWYVMELLREAGLPEGVINMLPGDGPTIGNPVLSSPDLGGIHFTGSTPTFQGMWRMVGENIARYRQYPRLVGETGGKDFIFVHPSAADDLDALATAIVRGGYEYQGQKCSAASRVYVPESLWPRLKPRLQEMIAELRMGDVTDLRNFMGAVIDEKAFKRASSYIEMARHGGNEAAVLAGGETDRSEGWFVRPTLVQVTNPRHRIIQEEIFAPVVAVYVYPDADFNEALRLCDTGAPYALTGAVFARDRKAIERMLHVLRHTAGNFYINDKPTGAVVGQQPFGGSRASGTNDKAGSFLNLVRWTSPRTIKENFVPPTRVPYPSMNE, translated from the coding sequence GTGATCAACGCCTACGTCCGCGTCCCCCCGCCCCAGAACGAGCCCATCCTCGCCCATGCCCCGGGCAGCCCCGAGCGGGCCGCGCTCCAGGGTGAACTCAAGCGCATCGCCGCCGAGCGCATCGAGATCCCCATCGTCATCGGCGGCCAGCACGTGCGCTCGCACCGCACGGACACCGTGCGCATGCCCCACCGCCACGCGCACGTGCTCGCCACGGTGCACGAGGCGGACGCCAGCCACGTGCAGCCCGCCATTCAGACGGCGCTCGCGGCCAAGGACGAGTGGGCCCGCATGCCCTTCGCCTCGCGCGCCGCCATCTTCCTGCGCGCCGCGGAGCTGCTCGCCACGCGCTACCGCCCCATCCTCAACGCCGCCACCATGCTCGGCCAGTCGAAGACCGTCTACCAGGCGGAGATCGACGCGGCGTGCGAGGCCATCGACTTCCTGCGCTTCAACGTCCACTTCGCCCAGCAGCTCCTGTCCGAGCAGCCGGTGAGCTCGGCGCAGACGTGGAACATGCTCGACTACCGGCCGCTGGACGGGTTCGTCTTCGCGGTGACGCCCTTCAACTTCACCGCCATCGCGCTCAACCTGTGCGTGGCCCCCGCCCTCATGGGCAACGTGGTGCTCTTCAAGCCCTCCACCACCGCGGCGCTCAGCAACTGGTACGTGATGGAGCTCTTGCGCGAGGCGGGCCTGCCCGAGGGCGTCATCAACATGCTCCCCGGGGACGGGCCCACCATCGGCAACCCGGTGCTCTCCAGCCCGGACCTGGGCGGCATCCACTTCACCGGCTCCACGCCCACCTTCCAGGGCATGTGGCGCATGGTGGGCGAGAACATCGCCCGCTACCGGCAGTACCCGCGGCTCGTGGGCGAGACGGGCGGCAAGGACTTCATCTTCGTGCACCCCTCGGCGGCGGATGACCTGGACGCGCTCGCCACCGCCATCGTGCGCGGCGGCTACGAGTACCAGGGCCAGAAGTGCTCGGCCGCCTCGCGCGTCTACGTGCCCGAGTCCCTCTGGCCCCGGCTCAAGCCCCGGCTGCAGGAGATGATCGCCGAGCTGCGCATGGGCGACGTCACCGACCTGCGCAACTTCATGGGCGCCGTCATCGACGAGAAGGCCTTCAAGCGCGCCAGCTCCTACATCGAGATGGCGCGGCACGGCGGCAACGAGGCGGCCGTGCTCGCCGGCGGCGAGACGGACCGGAGCGAGGGCTGGTTCGTGCGGCCCACGCTCGTGCAGGTCACCAACCCGCGCCACCGCATCATCCAGGAGGAGATCTTCGCGCCGGTGGTGGCCGTGTACGTGTACCCGGACGCCGACTTCAACGAGGCGCTGCGCCTGTGCGACACGGGCGCGCCCTACGCCCTCACCGGCGCGGTGTTCGCGCGCGACCGCAAGGCCATCGAGCGGATGCTGCACGTGCTGCGGCACACGGCGGGCAATTTCTACATCAACGACAAGCCCACCGGCGCCGTGGTGGGCCAGCAGCCCTTCGGCGGCTCACGCGCCTCGGGCACCAACGACAAGGCGGGCTCCTTCCTCAACCTGGTGCGCTGGACGTCGCCGCGCACCATCAAGGAGAACTTCGTGCCGCCCACGCGCGTGCCCTACCCGTCCATGAACGAGTAG
- the deoD gene encoding purine-nucleoside phosphorylase yields the protein MPTPHNSAAPGDFADVVLMPGDPLRARHIAQRFFEDAREVTSVRGMLGFTGMHQGRRVSVMGHGMGIPSLSIYTTELIREYGVKVILRVGSCGAIREDVKLRDIIVALGAGTDSNVNRMRVGGHDFPAVADFTLARQAVEAAEKRNRPVRVGSVFTSDYFYTPAVEKQKTALFASMGVLAVEMEVAGLYGVAAEHGARALGFLTVSDHLLTHQSMSATERQTTFDEMIELALDVAHAQ from the coding sequence ATGCCAACTCCGCACAATTCCGCCGCCCCAGGGGACTTCGCCGACGTGGTGCTCATGCCGGGAGATCCGCTGCGCGCGCGCCACATCGCCCAGCGCTTCTTCGAGGATGCCCGCGAGGTCACCTCGGTGCGCGGCATGCTCGGCTTCACCGGCATGCACCAGGGCCGGCGCGTGTCCGTCATGGGCCACGGCATGGGCATCCCCTCGCTGTCCATCTACACCACGGAGCTCATCCGCGAGTACGGCGTGAAGGTCATCCTGCGCGTGGGCAGCTGCGGCGCCATCCGCGAGGACGTGAAGCTGCGCGACATCATCGTGGCCCTGGGCGCCGGCACGGACTCCAACGTCAACCGCATGCGCGTGGGCGGCCATGACTTCCCGGCCGTGGCGGACTTCACCCTGGCGCGCCAGGCGGTGGAGGCGGCCGAGAAGCGCAACCGCCCCGTGCGCGTGGGCTCGGTCTTCACCTCGGACTACTTCTACACGCCGGCCGTGGAGAAGCAGAAGACGGCGCTGTTCGCGAGCATGGGCGTGCTCGCCGTGGAGATGGAGGTGGCGGGCCTCTACGGCGTGGCGGCGGAGCATGGCGCTCGCGCGCTCGGCTTCCTCACCGTGTCCGACCACCTGCTCACCCACCAGTCCATGAGCGCCACCGAGCGCCAGACGACCTTCGACGAGATGATCGAACTGGCGCTGGACGTGGCCCACGCTCAGTAG
- a CDS encoding response regulator, translated as MKPRVLIVDDSRSMRLTLRFLLAPDFDCALAEDGDAALAHARTHPTDVIVSDVSMAGMDGYELCRRVREETPLREVPFLFLSGHAPDPGTPEGGHAYLVKPVEPTLLISRLHELVAAVRPVPARTGS; from the coding sequence GTGAAACCCAGAGTCCTGATCGTGGATGACTCGCGGTCCATGCGTCTGACCCTGCGTTTCCTGTTGGCCCCCGACTTCGACTGCGCGCTCGCGGAGGATGGAGACGCCGCGCTCGCGCACGCCCGGACGCACCCGACCGACGTCATCGTCTCCGACGTGAGCATGGCGGGCATGGACGGGTATGAGCTGTGCCGCCGGGTGCGTGAGGAGACACCGCTGCGCGAGGTGCCCTTCCTGTTCCTGAGCGGCCACGCGCCCGACCCGGGCACGCCCGAGGGCGGCCACGCCTACCTCGTCAAGCCGGTGGAGCCCACGCTGCTCATCTCGCGCCTGCACGAGCTCGTCGCCGCGGTGCGTCCCGTTCCCGCGCGCACCGGGAGTTGA